Proteins from one Catenuloplanes atrovinosus genomic window:
- a CDS encoding ArsR/SmtB family transcription factor, producing MLDECKALANETRLSILEWLKDPATHFPIGGDEPLGVCVGLIQQRAGCSASTVSAHLAVLQRAGFLRATRRGQWTYYRRDEARIRAFAERLHHDL from the coding sequence GTGCTGGACGAGTGCAAGGCCCTGGCGAACGAGACTCGCCTGAGCATCCTGGAGTGGCTGAAGGACCCGGCCACGCACTTCCCGATCGGCGGGGACGAGCCGCTCGGCGTCTGCGTGGGCCTGATCCAGCAGCGCGCCGGCTGTTCCGCCTCGACCGTCTCCGCGCACCTCGCCGTCCTGCAGCGCGCCGGGTTCCTGCGCGCCACCCGCCGCGGCCAGTGGACGTACTACCGCCGCGACGAGGCCCGCATCCGCGCGTTCGCCGAACGCCTGCACCACGACCTGTGA
- a CDS encoding MarR family winged helix-turn-helix transcriptional regulator — MSDDLDLAEALRAAVGDFVRRVRPLEAMPPGQLAALGHLHRDGALSIADLARREAVRHQSMTRTVGLLADQHLVTLRPDALDRRQVVVVITPAGTIRLTEARRARAAVIAGTLTHLTPAERDIAARIPEILRKLTP, encoded by the coding sequence ATGAGCGATGATCTGGATCTCGCGGAGGCGCTGCGGGCCGCGGTCGGCGACTTCGTGCGGCGTGTCCGCCCGCTGGAGGCGATGCCGCCCGGCCAACTCGCCGCCCTGGGCCACCTGCACCGCGACGGCGCGCTCTCGATCGCCGACCTGGCCCGCCGCGAGGCCGTCCGCCACCAGTCGATGACCCGCACCGTCGGCCTCCTCGCGGACCAGCACCTGGTCACGCTGCGCCCGGACGCGCTCGACCGGCGCCAGGTCGTGGTGGTGATCACCCCGGCCGGCACCATCCGGCTCACCGAGGCGCGGCGCGCGCGGGCCGCGGTCATCGCCGGCACGCTCACCCACCTCACGCCCGCGGAGCGGGACATCGCAGCCCGCATCCCGGAGATCCTGCGCAAGCTGACACCGTGA